The following are encoded in a window of Methylicorpusculum oleiharenae genomic DNA:
- a CDS encoding dihydrofolate reductase, with product MKLSIIVAMASNNAIGINNQLPWHLSADLKRFKKITMGAPIIMGRHTFESIGRPLPGRTNIIISRNPLYQQPGCLIFNDPDAALAHYTNEHEVFVIGGASLYKTILPIADIIYLTEVKQSFEGDTFFPEINKEDWLESAREDIDDDPLVSFKYSFIKLIRAQ from the coding sequence ATGAAGCTATCTATCATCGTCGCCATGGCCAGCAATAACGCCATAGGCATCAATAACCAATTACCCTGGCATTTGTCAGCCGACCTGAAGCGCTTCAAAAAAATCACAATGGGCGCACCTATTATTATGGGCCGCCATACCTTTGAGTCAATTGGCCGGCCTTTACCTGGCCGAACCAACATTATCATTTCGCGCAACCCCCTTTATCAACAGCCGGGCTGCCTGATATTCAATGATCCTGATGCCGCATTGGCGCATTACACAAATGAACATGAAGTATTCGTTATAGGCGGCGCGTCTTTATACAAGACTATACTGCCTATCGCTGACATTATTTACCTGACTGAAGTTAAACAGTCATTCGAAGGCGATACCTTTTTTCCGGAAATTAACAAGGAAGATTGGCTTGAATCAGCAAGAGAGGATATCGACGATGACCCACTCGTTTCGTTTAAATACAGTTTTATTAAATTGATACGTGCCCAATAA
- a CDS encoding asparaginase yields MKDILVVFTGGTIGSSITEGSIDTDPANSYKLIDLYRKTHDAEQAIQFKCLQPLQLLSENLHPCAWTTLIKAVEAEHPDQWAGIIITHGTDTLAYTAAALGFYFNKLTVPLLLVSSDYPLDDKRANGLANFACAVEYIKRQMRAGVFVPYRNQSEAMHLHSGVRLASSLQLSGDFISVQFKHHLEFGAQGFIELTEQTRKPCITNGPKMLPVFSDSILMIKPYPGLNYSHLDLSGVDAVLHDLYHSGTACSSMQWGASCSLVTFIKRCKQEGVVVYLAPAIKSEAAYQSTCELLNAGAKMIWNMSIEAAYVKLCLALGNFEREQEINDFMVSDIAGELL; encoded by the coding sequence ATGAAAGACATATTAGTCGTATTTACAGGGGGAACGATAGGGTCTTCAATAACAGAAGGCTCTATTGATACCGATCCCGCCAACAGTTACAAGCTGATCGATTTGTACCGAAAAACTCATGATGCTGAGCAGGCAATTCAATTTAAATGCCTGCAGCCGCTCCAATTGCTCAGTGAAAACCTTCATCCGTGTGCATGGACAACCCTGATCAAAGCTGTAGAAGCGGAGCATCCGGATCAATGGGCGGGGATCATCATCACCCATGGAACCGATACGCTCGCTTATACTGCGGCAGCGCTTGGTTTTTATTTTAACAAATTAACCGTGCCGCTTTTGTTGGTGTCCAGTGATTATCCGCTCGATGATAAAAGGGCCAACGGTTTGGCTAATTTTGCCTGTGCAGTTGAGTATATCAAGCGGCAGATGCGAGCCGGTGTATTTGTGCCTTATCGTAATCAGTCGGAAGCGATGCATCTGCATTCAGGGGTCAGATTGGCATCAAGTTTACAGTTAAGTGGTGATTTTATCAGCGTTCAATTCAAGCATCACCTGGAGTTCGGCGCACAAGGTTTCATTGAGCTGACTGAACAGACACGGAAGCCCTGCATTACGAATGGGCCAAAGATGCTGCCAGTATTTTCAGATAGCATTTTAATGATCAAGCCTTATCCGGGGTTAAATTATTCGCACCTGGATCTGTCGGGCGTCGATGCCGTGCTGCATGATTTATATCATTCCGGAACAGCCTGCTCATCAATGCAATGGGGCGCGTCTTGCTCTCTGGTGACTTTTATCAAGCGCTGTAAACAAGAAGGCGTTGTTGTTTATCTGGCGCCGGCCATCAAGTCCGAGGCGGCGTACCAAAGTACCTGTGAATTATTGAACGCGGGTGCGAAGATGATCTGGAATATGTCGATTGAGGCCGCTTACGTTAAACTCTGTCTGGCGTTGGGTAATTTTGAACGTGAGCAGGAAATCAATGACTTTATGGTCAGCGACATTGCAGGAGAATTGCTTTGA